One part of the Sorangiineae bacterium MSr11954 genome encodes these proteins:
- a CDS encoding TetR/AcrR family transcriptional regulator, which produces MSRTADPTAKISLLRAAEEVFAEKGLAAAKVQDITARAGLSKGAFYLHFESKEGAFRQVVEAFLARCMVMCTVPKPIPSSMNEPAQVLAHWQEKDVEIMEFLWQNRGIVRILPTCQGEQKYLFETFRSSIQQNCIDWIEICQKAKLVREELDSRVAAAVVQGAWNELVQQMMHLQQKPVFHELMEQVQGILVRGLGTPALVDALVANERRSAHELLDRSVTRFIDRPVIDSERRRRVRS; this is translated from the coding sequence ATGTCGCGCACCGCCGATCCCACCGCCAAGATCTCGCTCCTCCGCGCCGCGGAAGAAGTGTTCGCGGAAAAGGGCCTCGCCGCCGCAAAAGTACAGGACATCACCGCCCGCGCCGGCCTGTCCAAGGGCGCGTTTTATCTGCACTTCGAGAGCAAAGAAGGCGCGTTTCGGCAGGTCGTCGAGGCGTTCCTCGCGCGGTGCATGGTCATGTGCACGGTGCCGAAGCCGATCCCGAGCTCCATGAACGAGCCCGCCCAAGTCCTGGCGCACTGGCAGGAGAAGGACGTGGAAATCATGGAGTTTCTTTGGCAAAACCGCGGAATCGTTCGTATTTTGCCGACGTGTCAGGGCGAGCAAAAGTACCTGTTCGAGACCTTCCGGAGCTCGATCCAGCAAAACTGCATCGACTGGATCGAGATCTGCCAGAAGGCCAAGCTCGTACGCGAAGAACTGGACAGCCGCGTGGCGGCGGCCGTGGTTCAAGGCGCGTGGAACGAGCTGGTGCAGCAGATGATGCACTTGCAGCAAAAGCCCGTGTTTCACGAGCTGATGGAGCAAGTGCAAGGCATCTTGGTGCGTGGGTTGGGGACACCTGCCCTGGTCGACGCCCTGGTGGCCAACGAGCGCCGATCCGCCCACGAATTGCTGGATCGGTCGGTGACCCGTTTCATTGACCGGCCGGTCATTGATAGCGAACGCAGGCGCCGCGTGCGCTCCTGA
- a CDS encoding efflux RND transporter periplasmic adaptor subunit: MSLNVRSAESPVSGLPKSGTSRSTRVTIALGVLLTLGFLGVLGARVKQAVAKKHHVAEERVAAQAMAAQKAPSRAVYPEPARFRPRIEITGTLRPWRDADVGFELAGRLVKVNVATGDQVKEKTVLAVLDASRAGAQLSEAEAKTRASQANLALAQDALRRTEALSNAKSIPEAQAEQARQQVALAKAQLEAARATQRLARTGKGDHTIVAPFPGLVTKAPTAAGGVVQAGVPLVRIEDLSRFRLSATVSEDDALLVRPGTEVQVSTRDRTVTGRVTTLVPSLDQATRRAPIEIEVKNDAKLLAWSFVRATIDAGRDVDALRVPGNARRPGSQSELVTVRDGRAHITRVIATTAPDGTWLVREGLAATDMVLLDPSADVKEGESVLLEGPSTAKPADPTRTADVKPETAGSAK; encoded by the coding sequence ATGTCATTGAACGTTCGTTCCGCCGAATCTCCCGTTTCTGGGCTGCCGAAGTCCGGCACGTCCAGGAGCACGAGGGTCACCATCGCGCTCGGGGTCCTCTTGACCCTCGGGTTTCTGGGCGTGCTCGGCGCGCGCGTGAAGCAAGCCGTCGCCAAGAAGCACCACGTCGCCGAGGAGCGCGTGGCCGCGCAGGCCATGGCCGCGCAAAAGGCGCCCTCGCGGGCCGTGTACCCCGAGCCCGCGCGCTTTCGCCCGCGCATCGAGATCACCGGCACCCTCCGACCGTGGCGCGACGCCGATGTGGGGTTCGAGCTGGCGGGCCGCCTCGTGAAGGTGAACGTCGCCACCGGTGATCAGGTGAAGGAAAAGACCGTCCTCGCCGTGCTGGACGCCAGCCGCGCCGGCGCGCAGTTGAGCGAGGCGGAGGCCAAGACCCGCGCGTCGCAAGCCAACCTGGCGCTCGCGCAAGATGCGCTCCGGCGCACCGAGGCCCTCTCCAACGCCAAGTCGATCCCCGAGGCGCAAGCCGAGCAAGCGCGGCAACAAGTGGCGCTCGCCAAAGCGCAGCTCGAAGCGGCGCGCGCCACCCAGCGCCTCGCGCGGACCGGCAAGGGCGATCACACCATCGTCGCGCCCTTTCCGGGCCTGGTGACCAAGGCGCCGACGGCGGCCGGCGGCGTGGTGCAAGCGGGCGTGCCCCTCGTGCGCATCGAGGATCTCTCGCGCTTTCGGCTGAGCGCCACCGTCTCCGAGGACGACGCGCTGCTCGTGCGGCCCGGCACCGAGGTGCAGGTCTCCACGCGCGATCGCACGGTGACCGGGCGGGTGACGACCCTCGTTCCTTCGCTCGACCAAGCCACGCGCCGCGCGCCCATCGAGATCGAGGTGAAGAACGACGCCAAGCTGCTCGCCTGGAGCTTCGTCCGCGCCACCATCGACGCGGGCCGCGACGTCGATGCCCTGCGCGTCCCGGGAAACGCGCGCCGCCCCGGATCGCAGAGCGAACTGGTTACGGTGCGCGATGGGCGCGCGCACATCACGCGCGTCATCGCCACCACCGCGCCCGATGGAACGTGGCTCGTGCGCGAAGGCCTGGCGGCCACCGACATGGTGCTCCTCGATCCGAGCGCGGACGTCAAGGAAGGCGAATCGGTCCTCCTCGAAGGCCCGTCCACCGCAAAGCCCGCGGACCCGACGCGGACGGCGGACGTCAAGCCCGAGACCGCCGGATCGGCCAAGTAA